One Rhodoflexus caldus genomic window, GTGCTTTGATGTAGGGCTCTTCAACCCAATCGAGCACACTTGGGTCGGGCATTTCGGAGGGAGCATTCACAACAATTTGCTCGCCTTTTTTAGTGAAGGCATGGAATGACACGGACGGTACAGTTACCAATACGGTCATATCAAACTCGCGCTCTAAACGCTCCTGCACAATTTCCATGTGCAACATGCCCAAAAACCCGCAGCGATAGCCAAAGCCCAGCGCTGCAGAACTTTCCGGCTCCCATACAAGGGCTGCATCGTTGAGTTGGAGTTTTTCCAACGATGCGCGAAGGTCTTCCAGTTCGGATGTATCTACGGGGTAAATACCCGCAAATACCATCGGTTTTACTTCTGAAAAACCTTTGATATCTTCTTTACAAGGATTGTTTACGTGCGTGATTGTATCACCTACTTTTACCTCTCGGGCAGATTTGATACCTGAAATCAGATATCCTACATTACCGGCCGACATTTCCTGCACGGGCTCTTGCTTAAATTTGAGAATACCGATTTCGTCGGCATTGTACTCTTTGCCCGTGTTGAAAAATTTTACTTTGTCGCCTTTTCTGATAGTTCCGTTCATAACGCGGAAGATTACTTCCACGCCGCGGAAACTGTTGAAAACCGAATCAAAAATGAGTGCCTGCAACGGCGCTTCGGGGTCGCCTTTGGGTGGCGGAATACGCTCCACCACCGCATCCAGAATTTCTTTGATACCGATACCTTCTTTGCCGCTGGCAGGGATGATATCTTCCCGACGGCAGCCCAGCAAATCAACCATTTGGTCTTTTACCTCCTCGGGCATTGCACCGGGCAGGTCAATTTTGTTCAGCACGGGAATAATTTCCAAATTATTGCCCAAGGCCAAAAACAGGTTAGAAATAGTCTGAGCCTCAATGCCTTGCGAAGCATCTACCAATAGCAATGCGCCCTCGCAGGCGGCAATGGAACGGGACACTTCGTAAGAAAAATCAACGTGGCCGGGGGTATCAATCAGGTTGAATATATAGTGTTCACCTTTGTAGTGATAATTCATCTGGATGGCGTGGCTTTTAATGGTGATGCCGCGCTCGCGCTCCAAATCCATATTGTCAAGCAACTGGTCTTGCATTTCCCGCTTAGTGATGGTATTGGTATATTCCAGCAGGCGGTCGGCCAGCGTGCTTTTTCCGTGGTCAATATGAGCAATAATGCAAAAGTTGCGAATGTTCTTCATAGACTGCAAAATTAACGCGAAATCAGCGATATAACCTATTGTGAGCAAAAGGGTTTGCTGAAAAGAATTGCATTATTCCTATCAATTCAGTAATTAGCAAACCGTTAGCGTCGGCTGCAACTTTTGCCGTTGCCTGCCGCCAATGCCCCGGCAGGGGGATAACCTGTTGAAAATGGAAACTATAACTGTAACTGTAACTGTAACTGTAACTGTAATTTATGAGCATAGCTGCTTCACAACGGCTAATGTCGCTGGATGTTTTTCGCGGCATTACCATTGCCGGCATGATTTTAGTCAATAATCCGGGCTCTTGGGCGCACATGTATGCCCCGCTGAGTCATGCCGCTTGGCACGGCTGGACACCCACCGACTTGGTTTTTCCGTTTTTCCTCTTCATTGTTGGCGTTGCTATTGTATTTGCACTTTCGGCAACGGTGGAGCAAAGCAAGGAAGGCAAACGGGCGGCAGTTCGCAAGGCTTTTATTCGCTCCGCAAAAATCTTCGGCTTGGGGCTTTTCATGTCGGCTTATCCTTTTTGGGACTTTGATGCCATGACCATTTCCAAACAAGTAACACACATTCGGATTATGGGCGTATTGCAGCGTATTGCACTCTGCTACCTGATTGCTTCGCTGCTGTTTCTGTATCTGAAGCCAGCCGCAATTTATCGGATTGCATTGGTGTTGCTGTTTGGCTACTGGGGGCTGATGCTGTGGGTAGAAGTGCCCGGCTATGGCGCAGGCAGTATTGACTCGGAGTTTGGCAATTTGGCTGCCTACATAGACCGCCTCATCCTAACCGAAGACCACCTCTGGGCAGGCGCACAGCGGCAACGCGACCCCGAAGGGCTGCTCAGTACGTTGCCTGCCGTTGTTACAGCTATCATCGGCATCCGCGCAGGACTGACCATGAAAAACAAAGAATGGACAAGCGAACAAAAAACCGTGCGTTTGTTTGCCGAAGGCTGTCTGTTGGTAATTGCAGGCTATGTCTGGGATTGGTTCTTCCCTATTAACAAACCCCTCTGGACAAGTTCCTATGCGGTTTTTACGGGCGGACAAGCCATGTGCGGGCTGGCGCTTTGCTATTATTTCATTGACCAACGCGGCTATCGCCGTTGGGCGTTCCCGTTTCAGGTATATGGCGTTAATGCAATTATCGTATTTGTATTGAGCGGTGTGCTGGCAGAAACATTCGGCCTGTTCAAGGTAGATTATGAAGGCAGCCGCGTAGGGATTAACACTGTCTTATATCTGTTTTACAGTAAATTTTTAAGCCCGAACAACGCATCGCTTGCCTATGCACTTACGTGGGTCAGTGCTTGGTACTTAGTACTGTTGTGGATGTTCAAAAGAAACATTATCATCAAAGTTTGAGATGGCACAAAATCTTATCTGGGGAATTGATTTGGGCGGCACCAAAGTAGAAGGCGTTGTATTGCGTTCACCTGACGCAAACGATGTGGCAGCCCGCCTGCGGATAGACACAGAAGCAGACAAGGGCTACGAACACGTACTGGGGCAAATTAGCCGCCTTTGCAGCGAACTTGCCGCCATTGTAGGAACGCAACCCCATCAGATTGGCATCGGCACACCGGGCAGCATTAGCCCGACCACAGGCCTGATGCGCAACAGCAATACCCTGTGCCTAAACGGTAAACCGCTGCACAAAGACTTGGAAAACCTGTTGCAGATTCCCGTACATATTGCCAATGATGCCAATTGTTTTGCACTGGCAGAAGCTACGCTGGGTATTGTCCCCGAAAAACTCTCTCGTTTTGAGTCGGTTTTTGGGGTCATTATGGGCACAGGAGTAGGCGGCGGAGTAGTCTTTGGCACACCTTCGGGTGAGGCTTTACTCATCAACGGCAAACAAGGCATTGGCGGCGAATGGGGGCACAATTTCCTAGATGAAAGCGGCGGTGCTTGTTATTGCGGCAAAACGGGTTGCGTAGAAACCATTCTTTCCGGCACAGGCTTGCAGAAGTATTATGCCCAAATCAGCGGCCGCAAAGACAGCCTCAAAGCCATTTATCAGCGCTACAAAGAGGGCACCGACCCGCACGCAACAGCCACCATTGATCGATTGATTTACTTCTTCGGCAAAGCCATTGCCAACATTGTTAATATTTTAGATCCCGATGCCATCATATTGGGCGGCGGCGTAGGCAATATTGCCGAACTTTATACGTTAGGAGCATTGGAAGCCAAAAAATATATATTCAACAATAATCCCGAGATACTCTTGCTCCGCCCCAAATTAGGCGACAGCGCGGGAGTGTTTGGCGCTGCCATGCTTTCATTTGGAAACAAAGGATGATTTTTGATGTAAAATTATCCGAAAACTGTATATTTGCTCTACTTTCATGCGAATACAAAAGATACGACAACTACTATGAGTTACAGCAATATTAACTTGGTGATGCTTGTGGATGACAGTGATACTGATAATTTCATCAGCAGACGCATCATTGAAATAACCAAATTTGCCCCTAAAATTGAAGTAAAAAACTCCGGAAAATCAGCTTTGGAGTACTTGGAAAAAGCCCAATCAGACCCGGCTTTGTTGCCCGACTTGATTTTTTTGGATATCAACATGCCCATTGTAGATGGTTTTAGTTTCCTCTTTGAGTTTAGTCGCTTCCCTGAGAACGTGAAAGAGAAATGTAAAATTGTGGTATTATCAAGCTCGGACAACAAACGCGACATAGAGCGCATCATCAGCGAAAAATACGTAATCACGTTCATTACCAAGCCGCTTACTGACGATGCACTCAAAAAGGTGAAAGAAAAATTAAACGGTTTGCACTAAAACTAAACCGACTTTAATCTGAAAATAAAGTGCCTGATTGAGATGGCGGCGTAATTTTCAGGTGTTTGTAGGCAAGTGGCGTAGCTTCTCTCCCCCGCGATGTTCGCTTGATATAACCCTCCTGAATCAGGAAAGGCTCATACACCTCCTCAATCGTTTCTGCTTCTTCGCCACAGGCAGTGGCAATTGTTGAAATTCCTACCGGCCCTCCTTTAAATTTTTCAATAATCGTCAGCAGAATACGGTTATCCATCTCATCAAGGCCGTTTTTATCTACATCCAACGCGGCCAGTGCCATTTCGGCAATATCAATAGTTATTTTACCCTGCCCTTTTACCTGCGCAAAGTCGCGAGTGCGACGCAATAAGTTATTGGCAATACGCGGTGTCCCTCTGCTGCGGCGAGCAATTTCATAGGCTGCCTCGTCGTCTATGGGAGTCATCAAAATATCGCAAGAACGTTTTACGATGCTCATCAGCAGCTCGGCACTGTAATACTCCAAACGGGCATTGATGCCGAAACGCGCGCGCAGCGGCGAAGTCAGCAAACCGGCACGAGTGGTAGCCCCAATCAAAGTAAACGGATTCAACCCGATTTGGATGGAACGCGCAGAAGGGCCTGAATCGAGCATGATGTCTATTTTGTAATCTTCCATTGCCGAGTAGAGGTATTCCTCTACCACAGGGTTGAGGCGATGAATTTCATCAATAAATAATACATCGCCTGCCTCCAAATTGGTAAGCAGGCCGGCAAGGTCGCTTGGTTTGTCTAAAACAGGGCCTGAAGTTATTTTGATGTTGCTGCGCAATTCGTTGGCAATAATATTGGAAAGCGTGGTTTTGCCAAGCCCGGGAGGGCCGTGCAACAATACATGGTCTAATGCTTCGCCACGCATTTTGGCAGCTTCTACAAAAATTTTTAAATTTTCAACGATTTTATCCTGACCGGCGAAATCGCTAAACGTAAGAGGGCGCAATGCGCGTTCTATTTCTTTATCTTCTTTATTTTCGCCGGGTTCGCCGCTGAGATAGTCTTTGCGCATAGCCAAACTGTTTATGCAAAGTTAAATATTTAATAATTGAAATGCTTGCCTCGTATGGGTATATTCAAACGTCCGTATTTTTGGCTCATCCTGCTGGGTTTGGGCTGCCTTATCAGCCTTGCGTATGTTTTCTGGCGGCAGCGACCGCTGCGTGCCAATACGAGTGATTTGGCAGTGGCCTTTGCCATCAAAAAAGTGAATGCGAACTACGGCAGGCGTGTGGAACTATTTGCACGCCAATTGGATTTACCTGTCAATTATTTTAAAGCATTGATTTTGTTGGAATGTTCGGGTAATTATCCGCCGGGCAGCCGCTACGAGCCGCATGTATTTGCACAGTTATTGGCCGTACAGCAAGGTACCATACCTGCTTACAGCGGTATCAGACAGGCACATTTGAAAGGACGCAGTAAAAAAACCTTACAACAAATGGCTACCTCTTGGGGACCGTTGCAAATTATGGGCTACCATTCCATACATCTTGGCATCCATATTGATGAACTAAAAGGCGAACGAAGTTTGTATCACGGCATGGTTTGGGCAAAACAAAACTATGGTCATTTACTGAAAAAAAAGGCATACCGCGATGCCTTCCATTTTCATAATACCGGAAAACCATACCCGAAAATCGGTGCACCATTGACCCACGACCGTTATTATGTAGGCAATGGCATTCGGTATATGCAGAAACTTGCAGAAAACAACCGTTTATCGCAAATAACCACTATGCAATAACAACTACCCCGATTTTTAAACTGACCTGTTTGCATTTATGAGAAACCGAATACTGACAGTATGGCTGCTGTTGATGACAGTTGTTGCGCATACGGCTTGGCCACAATCGTTGAAAAAAGTAATTACACACTTTGATTCGGTGGATACGGCCGTTAAGGAGGAATATTTCGTGAAAGAAAAAGACGGAAAAGAGGTGATACACGGCGCATACACAAGCTACTACAAAAGCGGCAAGCTGAAAACCAAAGGACAGTTTGATGAAGGAAACATGGTGGGCAAATATGTGCGCTACTACGAAACCGGCGAGTTGGAAGCCAACGGCAACTTTGTCAATGGCAAGCGCGAAGGTACTTTCACCGAATTTTACGTTACGGGGCAAAAAAAATTGGAATATGAGTGTAAAAACGATAAGCGGCAGGGTGAACTGATTGTTTATGACTTGCAAGGGCGCGTGCTGCAAAGGGGCAAATTTGTTGAAGATGCCTTGCAAGACACGTTTTACACGTACTTTCCCAACGGTAAAATCAAGTCAAAGGCCGTATTTGAGCGCGATTCGTTGAACGGCCCTGCCATTGAGTATTACGAAAACGGCAACCCGAAAGAAATTGCCCATTACAAAAAACACCTGCAACACGGCAAACTGACGACTTTTTACGACAACGGCAATCCGCAAAGTGAGGTCTATTATATCAACGGGCAAATTTCGGGAGATACCATTCGTTCATTTTTCCGCAACGGGCAGTTGCAAACCGAAATCCTGCGCGACAACCAACGATACAGCGTATTTAAAAAATTCAGCCCCAACGGCACCAAAGTTATTGAAGGGCGCGTACTGATGAAGCAAAAGGGCTTACTGGAAGGCCAAAACTCCATGACGGCCATTTTGGGTGCAGTGCTGCACGGCACGGTAAAAAGTTATTATGAGAGTGGTGCGCTGAAAAGCGAACTCAACTACCAACAAGGTAAGTTGCAGGGCACTAACGACTACTACTACGAAAACGGAAAACTCAAAGAACGCATCGTTTACCGCAACAACGAACAAGACCGCAAGATTAAGTCTTACTACGAAAACGGCAACCTCCAAAACGTACAGGAATATGTAGCCAACAAGCCTGTGGGCACGTGGGAATATTACCACGACAACGGACAACTGCGCCGCCGCGAAAAATACGTAGAAAACAGAATAGACGGGGTGCGCCTTTCGTGGCATCGCAACGGCAAAACGGCAGCGGAAGAAAACTTTGTTAAGGGAACTCTTCAAGGCTGGCAAAAATATTACCACGAAAACGGCAACATAGCTTCCGAACAAATGTACAGAAACGGCAAAATCAACGGCGATGTCAAAAATTATCACCCCAACGGCAAGTTGGAGTCTTACGGCAAACAACTTGGCGACCGCAAACTTGGCAAATGGCTGTATTATGACGAAAACGGCAAACTGCTGCGCGCAGAAATGTGGCGGAAAGGCGAAATTATTTCTACAACCACGCCACCCGTAAGAAATTAAACAAATACAGACAACAGCATGTTAAAAAAACGTGCTTACCATCCAACGTTTTACTCAAAGCAATATTAACGAGTGGCTGACAGCCATGCGTCAGCAGGGTGATGCGCCTGCTGACGCCTTTATATCTTTACTGTTTGAAGACAGCCCGCGCCAAGCACTGCCGGCGCTTCATCAATGGGCTTCCGAAAAAAATACGCCCCTGCCCCTGATGCTGTATCCCGAGCATCCGTTTTGGCTGCACTATCAACAAATGCCCGACTGGGCAGATAAGCAGCAGTTGCAAACGGGCAGAGCATTTTTCCGCCAATATGCGGAAGACATTATGCTATTGCTCGGCTTCCTGTCTTTGCCCTATTGTTATGCCGCCGCCGATGGTGCAAAAGTGTTGTATCGCACCCGACGCATTGCGGAAGACACACGCCGCCGATTGGCAGAAACCGCTCAGTTTGTGCTTGCCGTACACACCGATGATATATTTGACCTCACCCAAGCACAAATGCCCCAAGCAATGCGCACGGTTGTTACCGTCAGGCTGATGCACGCTGCCGTGCGCTACCACATCCGCCGTTCGGGCAAGTGGAACGATGAGCAGTTGGGAGTACCTGTAAATCAGGAGGATATGGCAGGCACGAATCTGGCTTTTTCGTTCATCATCATACAGGGTTTACGCAAAACAGGTCATGCCATTGCACACGAACAGGCCGCTGCATTTATCCATTTGTGGAACGTCATCGGGCACTTTTTGGGTGTACAGGAGCAACTGTTGCCTGCCGATGAAAGAGTAGCCGCGCGTTTAGACCGTGCCATTGCACAACGGCAGTTCCGACCTTCGCCCGAAGGCACGGCACTCACCCGTGCACTGATTGAGAGCATAGAAGAAAATGTAACGGCCTCTCCGCTGATGCAGGTAAAAGGCTTCGTACCTGCCTACATGCGCTTTCTGCTGGGCGACTCCATCGCCAACCTGCTTAGGATTTCCGCTGCCGGCGTTCCTTCATCGCTTTTCGGTATTTTTCAACTCAAAAATTTACGCCCCGCCTCCGCAAGCAACTCCGCTGCTGATTTTCAGAATATTTTGCAACGTACCTACGGCAAGCTGACGTATCGGTTACCGGAGCGGCTGTCTTAAAAAATTGCCAAATAGTGAAATAACAAGCGAAAGCCATTAAATTAGCCTATTCTTACACGCAAAATATGACGTATTTTCTGTTTGTAGTAGGTGTATTCCTGCTCATCTTCGGCGCTAACTGGTTAGTGGACGGCGCTTCTTCATTGGCCAAACGCTTTAATGTTTCCGATTTGACTATCGGCCTAACCGTTGTTGCGCTGGGCACTTCCGCCCCCGAAATGATTGTCAATCTCACGGCAGGCATACAGGGCAGCACAGATATGGCTATCGGCAATGCCATTGGCAGCAATATTTTCAATGTGATGGTGATTTTGGGGCTGTCGGCAGTACTCAACCCCGTTGATGTCAAACACAATACAATCTGGAAAGAAATACCGCTTTGCCTGCTGGCTGCCGTTGTAGCATGGTTAGTTGCCAATGATACCTTATTCAATGGTGAAGCGGTTTCGGTTATTTCCCGCTCCGAAGGGCTCTTGATGCTTTGTTTCTTTGGCATATTTATGTATTACGTTACCGATGTTGCCCGCTCCGATACCGACTCCGGCGAACCGATAACTGTTTTGCCGCTTTACCAATCCATTGCCTACATTCTGTTAGGCATTGGCGGGCTCGTTGTCGGGGGGAAATGGATTGTAGAAGGCGGCATAGCGATGGCACGCGCATTCCAAGTAAGCGAAGCCGTTATAGGACTGACCATCATTTCCGCAGGCACATCACTGCCCGAACTTGCTACCTCTGC contains:
- the lepA gene encoding translation elongation factor 4 → MKNIRNFCIIAHIDHGKSTLADRLLEYTNTITKREMQDQLLDNMDLERERGITIKSHAIQMNYHYKGEHYIFNLIDTPGHVDFSYEVSRSIAACEGALLLVDASQGIEAQTISNLFLALGNNLEIIPVLNKIDLPGAMPEEVKDQMVDLLGCRREDIIPASGKEGIGIKEILDAVVERIPPPKGDPEAPLQALIFDSVFNSFRGVEVIFRVMNGTIRKGDKVKFFNTGKEYNADEIGILKFKQEPVQEMSAGNVGYLISGIKSAREVKVGDTITHVNNPCKEDIKGFSEVKPMVFAGIYPVDTSELEDLRASLEKLQLNDAALVWEPESSAALGFGYRCGFLGMLHMEIVQERLEREFDMTVLVTVPSVSFHAFTKKGEQIVVNAPSEMPDPSVLDWVEEPYIKAQIITKAEYIGPVMTLCMDKRGILVSQSYLTTDRVEMIFEMPLSEMVFDFFDKLKSISRGYASLDYELIGYRESNMVKLDILLNGEKVDALSAIVHRDKAYEWGKKLCEKLRELLPRQQFEIAIQAAIGGKIIARETIKALRKNVLAKCYGGDISRKRKLLEKQKKGKKRMRQIGSVEVPQEAFMAILKID
- a CDS encoding acyltransferase family protein, whose protein sequence is MSIAASQRLMSLDVFRGITIAGMILVNNPGSWAHMYAPLSHAAWHGWTPTDLVFPFFLFIVGVAIVFALSATVEQSKEGKRAAVRKAFIRSAKIFGLGLFMSAYPFWDFDAMTISKQVTHIRIMGVLQRIALCYLIASLLFLYLKPAAIYRIALVLLFGYWGLMLWVEVPGYGAGSIDSEFGNLAAYIDRLILTEDHLWAGAQRQRDPEGLLSTLPAVVTAIIGIRAGLTMKNKEWTSEQKTVRLFAEGCLLVIAGYVWDWFFPINKPLWTSSYAVFTGGQAMCGLALCYYFIDQRGYRRWAFPFQVYGVNAIIVFVLSGVLAETFGLFKVDYEGSRVGINTVLYLFYSKFLSPNNASLAYALTWVSAWYLVLLWMFKRNIIIKV
- a CDS encoding ROK family protein — translated: MAQNLIWGIDLGGTKVEGVVLRSPDANDVAARLRIDTEADKGYEHVLGQISRLCSELAAIVGTQPHQIGIGTPGSISPTTGLMRNSNTLCLNGKPLHKDLENLLQIPVHIANDANCFALAEATLGIVPEKLSRFESVFGVIMGTGVGGGVVFGTPSGEALLINGKQGIGGEWGHNFLDESGGACYCGKTGCVETILSGTGLQKYYAQISGRKDSLKAIYQRYKEGTDPHATATIDRLIYFFGKAIANIVNILDPDAIILGGGVGNIAELYTLGALEAKKYIFNNNPEILLLRPKLGDSAGVFGAAMLSFGNKG
- a CDS encoding response regulator, coding for MSYSNINLVMLVDDSDTDNFISRRIIEITKFAPKIEVKNSGKSALEYLEKAQSDPALLPDLIFLDINMPIVDGFSFLFEFSRFPENVKEKCKIVVLSSSDNKRDIERIISEKYVITFITKPLTDDALKKVKEKLNGLH
- the ruvB gene encoding Holliday junction branch migration DNA helicase RuvB; this translates as MRKDYLSGEPGENKEDKEIERALRPLTFSDFAGQDKIVENLKIFVEAAKMRGEALDHVLLHGPPGLGKTTLSNIIANELRSNIKITSGPVLDKPSDLAGLLTNLEAGDVLFIDEIHRLNPVVEEYLYSAMEDYKIDIMLDSGPSARSIQIGLNPFTLIGATTRAGLLTSPLRARFGINARLEYYSAELLMSIVKRSCDILMTPIDDEAAYEIARRSRGTPRIANNLLRRTRDFAQVKGQGKITIDIAEMALAALDVDKNGLDEMDNRILLTIIEKFKGGPVGISTIATACGEEAETIEEVYEPFLIQEGYIKRTSRGREATPLAYKHLKITPPSQSGTLFSD
- a CDS encoding toxin-antitoxin system YwqK family antitoxin; its protein translation is MRNRILTVWLLLMTVVAHTAWPQSLKKVITHFDSVDTAVKEEYFVKEKDGKEVIHGAYTSYYKSGKLKTKGQFDEGNMVGKYVRYYETGELEANGNFVNGKREGTFTEFYVTGQKKLEYECKNDKRQGELIVYDLQGRVLQRGKFVEDALQDTFYTYFPNGKIKSKAVFERDSLNGPAIEYYENGNPKEIAHYKKHLQHGKLTTFYDNGNPQSEVYYINGQISGDTIRSFFRNGQLQTEILRDNQRYSVFKKFSPNGTKVIEGRVLMKQKGLLEGQNSMTAILGAVLHGTVKSYYESGALKSELNYQQGKLQGTNDYYYENGKLKERIVYRNNEQDRKIKSYYENGNLQNVQEYVANKPVGTWEYYHDNGQLRRREKYVENRIDGVRLSWHRNGKTAAEENFVKGTLQGWQKYYHENGNIASEQMYRNGKINGDVKNYHPNGKLESYGKQLGDRKLGKWLYYDENGKLLRAEMWRKGEIISTTTPPVRN
- a CDS encoding oxygenase MpaB family protein, which produces MLTIQRFTQSNINEWLTAMRQQGDAPADAFISLLFEDSPRQALPALHQWASEKNTPLPLMLYPEHPFWLHYQQMPDWADKQQLQTGRAFFRQYAEDIMLLLGFLSLPYCYAAADGAKVLYRTRRIAEDTRRRLAETAQFVLAVHTDDIFDLTQAQMPQAMRTVVTVRLMHAAVRYHIRRSGKWNDEQLGVPVNQEDMAGTNLAFSFIIIQGLRKTGHAIAHEQAAAFIHLWNVIGHFLGVQEQLLPADERVAARLDRAIAQRQFRPSPEGTALTRALIESIEENVTASPLMQVKGFVPAYMRFLLGDSIANLLRISAAGVPSSLFGIFQLKNLRPASASNSAADFQNILQRTYGKLTYRLPERLS
- a CDS encoding calcium/sodium antiporter; translation: MTYFLFVVGVFLLIFGANWLVDGASSLAKRFNVSDLTIGLTVVALGTSAPEMIVNLTAGIQGSTDMAIGNAIGSNIFNVMVILGLSAVLNPVDVKHNTIWKEIPLCLLAAVVAWLVANDTLFNGEAVSVISRSEGLLMLCFFGIFMYYVTDVARSDTDSGEPITVLPLYQSIAYILLGIGGLVVGGKWIVEGGIAMARAFQVSEAVIGLTIISAGTSLPELATSAVAAYKKNSDIAIGNVVGSNIMNIFLILGASAVVTPLPFNPAMNTELLINIGISIAMFVFLFTGKGRRIDRWEGGVLLTIYIAYISLLIYQQ